One genomic window of Methanosarcina acetivorans C2A includes the following:
- a CDS encoding aldehyde ferredoxin oxidoreductase family protein, giving the protein MAGWTGKTVYVDLSSEKVTITGTDEKLIPMYLGGRGLGVKLLSELSDPDIDPLGPENPLIFTTGPLTGLAPMASGAVLTSKSPLTGTVFSWNTGGGFGRELKKAGIDALVISGKAQNPSYVELRGDEIKIMYAGQLWGKNTETCTESLKSKGSVACIGRAGEKEVLISSFVLDSAHSGRGGLGAVAGSKLLKAVVVKGEKELLPARLEKFEELETKMLKLFDANPVLSKGLANYGTSALVKLLDYMGLIPCRNFSGKGTPFADLFSGEYIKASFELERENCPACPLGCKRRIKKTRQLLPDYDSLWAFGFNLENSDFDSVLRADRICKDYGFDPVSAGSVLGACAEFQSGKIEPRELETLLLGIGEGNEPGKGARNYLSARKREDLSMDVKGLELGGFDPRGIRGQALAYATSCHGGDYLTAFMVGPEVLGKPLLLDRLSLRGKAGILQVFENLTAVLDSLVLCSFSIFAINEELCSALLRAGAGLEIAPAELLKAGERIWNLERIYNLKAGFTRKADTLPERLFEAGSEERVDGIPRQEFETALQEYYLYRVWDREGVPSPEKLMKLGLDCWK; this is encoded by the coding sequence ATGGCTGGCTGGACAGGAAAAACAGTATATGTGGATCTTAGCTCCGAAAAAGTTACCATCACCGGTACCGATGAAAAATTAATCCCCATGTACCTGGGGGGCAGGGGACTTGGCGTAAAGTTGCTTTCCGAGCTTTCAGATCCTGATATTGATCCTCTTGGACCTGAAAACCCTCTTATTTTCACTACCGGCCCGCTTACAGGCCTTGCTCCCATGGCTTCGGGTGCAGTCCTTACTTCGAAATCCCCTCTCACAGGCACAGTATTCAGCTGGAACACAGGCGGGGGCTTTGGGCGAGAACTGAAAAAAGCCGGAATCGATGCCCTGGTCATTAGTGGAAAAGCACAGAACCCTTCTTATGTGGAGCTAAGGGGAGATGAGATAAAAATTATGTATGCTGGCCAGCTCTGGGGAAAAAATACCGAAACATGTACTGAATCCTTGAAAAGTAAAGGAAGCGTAGCCTGCATAGGCAGGGCAGGAGAAAAAGAAGTTCTTATCTCTTCTTTTGTCCTTGATTCCGCTCACAGCGGAAGGGGGGGACTGGGAGCTGTTGCAGGCTCAAAGCTGCTGAAAGCTGTGGTTGTAAAGGGAGAAAAAGAACTTTTGCCTGCCAGGCTTGAAAAGTTCGAAGAGCTTGAAACAAAGATGCTAAAGCTTTTTGATGCAAATCCAGTGCTTTCCAAAGGGCTTGCAAACTATGGCACATCTGCGCTTGTAAAGCTTCTGGATTATATGGGGCTTATCCCCTGCAGAAACTTTTCCGGAAAGGGCACTCCTTTTGCAGACCTGTTCTCAGGAGAGTATATCAAAGCCAGCTTCGAGCTTGAGAGAGAAAACTGCCCTGCCTGTCCCCTGGGCTGCAAACGGAGGATAAAGAAAACCCGGCAGCTTCTTCCTGACTACGATTCTCTCTGGGCTTTCGGGTTCAACCTTGAAAACTCAGACTTTGATTCGGTACTCCGGGCAGACAGGATCTGTAAGGATTACGGGTTTGACCCTGTATCCGCCGGGTCCGTGCTTGGCGCCTGTGCAGAATTCCAATCCGGGAAAATAGAACCCAGGGAACTTGAAACCTTGCTTTTGGGAATCGGGGAAGGAAATGAACCGGGAAAAGGAGCCAGAAATTACCTCTCGGCCCGGAAGAGGGAAGACCTCAGTATGGATGTAAAGGGGCTCGAGCTGGGAGGATTTGACCCGAGGGGGATTAGAGGACAGGCCCTTGCTTATGCAACCTCCTGCCACGGCGGGGATTACCTTACAGCCTTTATGGTCGGTCCCGAAGTGCTTGGAAAGCCTCTGCTCCTTGACCGCCTCAGCCTTCGTGGAAAAGCCGGAATCTTACAGGTTTTTGAAAACCTGACTGCTGTGCTGGATTCTCTTGTACTCTGTTCGTTTTCGATTTTTGCCATCAATGAAGAGCTCTGTTCAGCTCTCCTGCGAGCGGGGGCAGGGCTGGAAATCGCTCCTGCGGAACTCCTTAAAGCAGGAGAAAGAATCTGGAACCTTGAGAGAATTTATAACCTGAAAGCAGGTTTTACACGGAAAGCTGATACCCTTCCGGAAAGGCTGTTTGAAGCTGGCAGCGAAGAGAGGGTGGATGGAATTCCCAGGCAGGAGTTTGAAACTGCTCTTCAGGAGTATTACCTTTATCGTGTCTGGGATCGAGAAGGGGTGCCTTCTCCGGAAAAACTGATGAAACTTGGACTCGACTGTTGGAAATAA
- a CDS encoding NUDIX hydrolase, with protein MNLEKPYIISVYALVQNEKGEFLLLKRSENSRTNPGKWDLPGGKVNLKETLKEAVVREVWEETGISIFPGEIAGEVTFELTKKKVIAIVFNGGYVMSEVKLSSEHIEYAWTSLESILKMETLPAYFKDFFRRFALENKKPSDPPV; from the coding sequence ATGAATCTGGAGAAACCTTATATCATTTCTGTATACGCCCTTGTCCAGAATGAGAAAGGGGAATTCCTGCTGCTCAAACGCTCGGAAAACTCCCGCACCAATCCCGGAAAATGGGATTTGCCAGGCGGAAAGGTAAACCTGAAGGAGACTTTAAAAGAAGCAGTTGTACGTGAGGTATGGGAGGAAACCGGAATTTCAATATTTCCAGGAGAAATTGCGGGAGAGGTAACCTTCGAACTCACGAAAAAAAAAGTTATTGCTATTGTCTTTAATGGGGGATATGTTATGTCTGAAGTTAAATTGAGTTCTGAACATATCGAATATGCCTGGACCTCCCTGGAAAGTATTCTCAAAATGGAAACGCTTCCTGCTTATTTCAAGGACTTTTTCAGAAGATTTGCTCTTGAAAACAAAAAACCTTCTGATCCGCCCGTTTGA